One window of the Salvia splendens isolate huo1 chromosome 1, SspV2, whole genome shotgun sequence genome contains the following:
- the LOC121801554 gene encoding probable enoyl-CoA hydratase 2, mitochondrial isoform X1, which produces MVAFAAASKSLKNPKFQSSISPLFRFQSARTLLVQSVSESVKLQKLADSDSGIWEVNLERPSSKNAIGRDMLRGLRHTLESVNRDQTAKVLMISSSVPKVFCAGADLKERKTMSPSEVRDFVNSLRSTFSYLEALCIPTIAVIEGAALGGGLELALSCDLRICGENALLGLPETGLAIIPGAGGTQRLPRLVGKSTAKELIFTGRIVGGKDALSMGLVNHCVLAGEAHLKALETARLINQKGPVAIRMAKRAIDGGMEVDSGLVLEEECYEQIMHTKDRLEGLAAFAEKRKPNYIGR; this is translated from the exons ATGGTAGCTTTTGCCGCTGCATCGAAATCGTTGAAGAATCCCAAGTTTCAGAGCTCTATTTCGCCTCTGTTCAGATTCCAGAGTGCTAGAACGCTCTTGGTGCAGTCTGTTTCGGAGTCCGTGAAACTGCAGAAACTCGCTGATTCTGATTCTG GGATTTGGGAGGTTAACTTGGAAAGGCCTAGCTCGAAAAATGCTATTGGAAGAGACATGCTGAGGGGATTGCGGCATACCCTTGAATCTGTTAACAGAGACCAGACAGCAAAAGTTTTGATGATCAGCAGTTCTGTCCCCAAGGTATTTTGTGCAGGTGCCGATTTGAAG GAGAGGAAGACAATGAGTCCATCTGAAGTGCGGGATTTTGTGAACTCACTGCGCTCCACTTTCTCCTACTTGGAG GCACTGTGTATTCCTACGATAGCCGTCATTGAAGGTGCTGCCTTGGGAGGCGGGCTTGAATTGGCTCTATCTTGTGATCTTCGGATATGTG GGGAAAATGCTTTGCTAGGATTACCGGAAACTGGGCTGGCAATCATTCCCGG GGCTGGGGGAACACAAAGGCTTCCTAGATTGGTTGGAAAATCGACAGCAAAGGAACTTATTTTCACTGGTCGGATAGTTGGTGGCAAAGACGCTCTATCCATGG GTCTTGTTAATCACTGTGTCCTGGCTGGCGAGGCTCACTTGAAAGCTCTTGAAACTGCTCGGCTTATAAATCAGAAG GGACCGGTGGCGATAAGAATGGCAAAGCGAGCGATTGATGGAGGAATGGAGGTGGACTCGGGTTTGGTGTTGGAGGAAGAGTGCTATGAACAGATCATGCACACCAAGGATCGTTTGGAAGGTTTGGCTGCATTTGCTGAGAAAAGAAAACCTAATTATATAGGTCGATGA
- the LOC121801554 gene encoding probable enoyl-CoA hydratase 2, mitochondrial isoform X2: MVAFAAASKSLKNPKFQSSISPLFRFQSARTLLVQSVSESVKLQKLADSDSGIWEVNLERPSSKNAIGRDMLRGLRHTLESVNRDQTAKVLMISSSVPKERKTMSPSEVRDFVNSLRSTFSYLEALCIPTIAVIEGAALGGGLELALSCDLRICGENALLGLPETGLAIIPGAGGTQRLPRLVGKSTAKELIFTGRIVGGKDALSMGLVNHCVLAGEAHLKALETARLINQKGPVAIRMAKRAIDGGMEVDSGLVLEEECYEQIMHTKDRLEGLAAFAEKRKPNYIGR; encoded by the exons ATGGTAGCTTTTGCCGCTGCATCGAAATCGTTGAAGAATCCCAAGTTTCAGAGCTCTATTTCGCCTCTGTTCAGATTCCAGAGTGCTAGAACGCTCTTGGTGCAGTCTGTTTCGGAGTCCGTGAAACTGCAGAAACTCGCTGATTCTGATTCTG GGATTTGGGAGGTTAACTTGGAAAGGCCTAGCTCGAAAAATGCTATTGGAAGAGACATGCTGAGGGGATTGCGGCATACCCTTGAATCTGTTAACAGAGACCAGACAGCAAAAGTTTTGATGATCAGCAGTTCTGTCCCCAAG GAGAGGAAGACAATGAGTCCATCTGAAGTGCGGGATTTTGTGAACTCACTGCGCTCCACTTTCTCCTACTTGGAG GCACTGTGTATTCCTACGATAGCCGTCATTGAAGGTGCTGCCTTGGGAGGCGGGCTTGAATTGGCTCTATCTTGTGATCTTCGGATATGTG GGGAAAATGCTTTGCTAGGATTACCGGAAACTGGGCTGGCAATCATTCCCGG GGCTGGGGGAACACAAAGGCTTCCTAGATTGGTTGGAAAATCGACAGCAAAGGAACTTATTTTCACTGGTCGGATAGTTGGTGGCAAAGACGCTCTATCCATGG GTCTTGTTAATCACTGTGTCCTGGCTGGCGAGGCTCACTTGAAAGCTCTTGAAACTGCTCGGCTTATAAATCAGAAG GGACCGGTGGCGATAAGAATGGCAAAGCGAGCGATTGATGGAGGAATGGAGGTGGACTCGGGTTTGGTGTTGGAGGAAGAGTGCTATGAACAGATCATGCACACCAAGGATCGTTTGGAAGGTTTGGCTGCATTTGCTGAGAAAAGAAAACCTAATTATATAGGTCGATGA